Proteins from a genomic interval of Nocardia sp. BMG51109:
- a CDS encoding NAD(P)-dependent oxidoreductase: MSRQQRGHIVVFGAGGRAGRTVVGQALRRGRRVVGVVRDPRGHPDLADDTDAGLRIVAGDLTDPASAAAVVTDETAALVNAVTPFTAPPDSFDDFDTAYYAHLVGNLVRAAGTSGARVVEIGLAATLKSGDGRLYDDADAFPAFLRPFAEARMRGLAAWREASDQIDWLVVTPPPLLSPQAPPTGRYRLAGDILDSTLAAVPLSYTDLATAIVDQIDSPTHHRSQIAVYAAP, encoded by the coding sequence ATGTCGAGACAGCAACGCGGGCATATCGTGGTCTTCGGTGCGGGCGGACGGGCCGGGCGCACGGTCGTGGGTCAGGCCCTGCGACGGGGGCGCCGCGTGGTCGGCGTCGTCCGCGACCCACGCGGCCACCCGGACCTGGCCGACGACACGGACGCCGGATTGCGCATCGTCGCAGGCGATCTCACCGACCCGGCGTCCGCCGCGGCTGTCGTGACCGACGAGACCGCGGCCCTGGTGAACGCGGTGACGCCGTTCACGGCGCCGCCGGACTCGTTCGACGACTTCGACACCGCCTACTACGCACACCTCGTCGGCAACCTCGTCCGAGCGGCCGGGACATCGGGAGCGCGGGTCGTCGAGATCGGTCTCGCCGCCACACTGAAATCCGGTGACGGCCGGCTCTACGACGACGCCGACGCGTTCCCGGCATTCCTGCGTCCGTTCGCCGAGGCACGGATGCGCGGTCTCGCCGCCTGGCGCGAGGCATCCGACCAGATCGACTGGCTGGTCGTCACGCCCCCACCACTGCTGTCCCCGCAGGCCCCGCCGACCGGCCGCTACCGGCTCGCGGGAGACATCCTCGACTCCACCCTCGCCGCCGTGCCGCTGTCCTACACCGACCTCGCCACCGCAATCGTCGACCAGATCGACTCACCCACCCACCACCGCAGCCAAATAGCCGTCTACGCAGCCCCGTAG
- a CDS encoding helix-turn-helix transcriptional regulator, producing MSIGRLPINVRIPTSGAVGVIERFFRDLLEVQQSDPAAAAVLGEHAVDLMASAVVLACGARLTERSAQALVRQQVLAFVRSHYTEPDLTTDRIARACAVSRRTLYRLFEDVEGGVGAMVRRRRIGTAQEWLCADGVRSLESIAAACGFASDRHFYRVFKQETGMTPGEYRAQQHPAR from the coding sequence GTGTCGATCGGTCGGCTGCCGATCAATGTCCGGATACCCACCAGCGGCGCGGTCGGTGTGATCGAGCGGTTCTTCCGGGATCTGCTGGAGGTGCAGCAGAGCGATCCGGCGGCCGCGGCGGTGCTGGGCGAGCACGCGGTCGACTTGATGGCTTCGGCGGTTGTGCTGGCGTGCGGGGCCCGGCTCACCGAGCGGTCGGCGCAGGCGCTGGTCCGGCAGCAGGTGCTGGCGTTCGTGCGGAGTCATTACACCGAACCGGATCTCACCACGGATCGGATCGCGCGGGCGTGTGCGGTGTCGCGGCGCACCCTGTATCGGTTGTTCGAGGATGTCGAGGGTGGTGTCGGCGCGATGGTGCGGCGGCGGCGCATCGGTACCGCCCAGGAGTGGCTCTGCGCGGACGGTGTCCGGTCGCTCGAATCGATCGCCGCGGCATGCGGTTTCGCCTCGGATCGGCATTTCTATCGTGTCTTCAAGCAGGAGACGGGAATGACGCCGGGCGAGTATCGGGCGCAGCAACATCCGGCGCGGTGA